In a genomic window of Myotis daubentonii chromosome 18, mMyoDau2.1, whole genome shotgun sequence:
- the BTG2 gene encoding protein BTG2, whose translation MNQNGWAGKRTHMLPEIAAAVGFLSGLLRTRGCVSEQRLKVFSGALQEALTEHYKHHWFPEKPSKGSGYRCIRINHKMDPIISKVASQIGLSQPQLHRLLPRELTLWVDPYEVSYRIGEDGSICVLYEEAPLVASYGLLTCKNQMMLGRRSPPKNYVMAVSS comes from the exons ATGAACCAGAACGGCTGGGCCGGGAAGAGGACACACATGCTCCCCGAGATCGCCGCCGCCGTGGGCTTCCTCTCCGGGCTCCTGCGGACGCGGGGCTGCGTGAGCGAGCAGCGGCTCAAGGTGTTCAGCGGGGCGCTCCAGGAGGCGCTCACAG AGCACTACAAACACCACTGGTTCCCCGAGAAGCCTTCCAAGGGCTCCGGCTACCGCTGCATCCGCATCAACCACAAGATGGACCCCATCATCAGCAAGGTGGCCAGCCAGATCGGACTCAGCCAGCCCCAGCTGCACCGGCTGCTGCCCCGAGAGCTCACCCTGTGGGTGGATCCCTACGAGGTGTCCTACCGGATAGGGGAGGATGGCTCCATCTGCGTCCTGTATGAGGAGGCCCCGCTGGTCGCCTCCTACGGGCTCCTCACCTGCAAGAACCAAATGATGCTGGGCAGGCGCAGCCCCCCCAAGAACTACGTGATGGCCGTCTCCAGttag